A single window of Bactrocera dorsalis isolate Fly_Bdor unplaced genomic scaffold, ASM2337382v1 BdCtg152, whole genome shotgun sequence DNA harbors:
- the LOC105229277 gene encoding ubiA prenyltransferase domain-containing protein 1 homolog, translating to MASAADLKEKENGIETKYIKHVNISDELEYRHKLISDASNVTNQHSGNGFSLTENKCKTKTHQLNGTTSYTHTTSNKGTSTGTFMKLKTYLHALRPWSLSGSLVPTLMGSALAYRSQWASDFSLITFFLTAFTVVTVHCAGNVVNTYFDFVKGIDKQKADDRTLVDHILTKDEVVSLGAILYMAGCGGFICLSFLSPAKMEHLALIYFGGLSSSFLYTGGIGFKYIALGDVVILILFGPLSVLFAYMSQTGHVDWTAIYYALPLALNAEAILHSNNTRDVENDRKAGIVTLAILIGRTASHVLYALLLFTPYSVFVVYGLKYSLWFLLPLVTVPQAFQIEKRFRNEHTMSAVPRQTAKLNFFFGILYVVAICCARQLPDFSYRKH from the exons ATGGCTTCTGCCGCTGATCTcaaggaaaaagaaaatggcATCGAAACTAAATACATTAAACATGTGAATATATCTGATGAATTGGAATATAGGCATAAATTAATTAGCGATGCTTCTAATGTAACCAATCAACATTCAGGCAATGGATTTTCACTTAcagaaaataaatgcaaaacaaaaactcaTCAACTTAATGGAACAACCTCATATACACATACCACTTCAAACAAAGGCACATCCACTGGCACATTCATGAAATTGaaaacatacttacatgcattGCGTCCATGGTCATTATCTGGCAGTTTGGTACCAACATTGATGGGTTCTGCGCTGGCTTACCGTTCTCAATGGGCCTCTGATTTTAGtcttataacattttttttaactgccTTCACAGTAGTTACAGTGCATTGCGCCGGCAATGTAGTGAATACTTACTTCGATTTCGTTAAGGGTATTGACAAACAGAAAGCCGACGACCGAACTCTCGTTGACCACATTCTCACAAAGGATGAG gtAGTTTCCTTGGGAGCAATTTTATACATGGCTGGTTGCGGTGGATTCATTTGTTTATCCTTTCTTAGTCCAGCGAAAATGGAGCACCtagcattaatttattttggcgGCTTATCATCTAGCTTTCTTTACACTGGTGGAATCGGTTTCAAATACATCGCTCTTGGAGATGTTGTTATATTAATACTTTTCGGACCACTTTCAGTATTGTTCGCATATATGTCACAAACAGGTCATGTGGATTGGACCGCAATTTATTATGCTCTTCCTTTGGCACTCAATGCGGAAGCAATATTACACAGTAATAACACGCGAGATGTTGAAAATGACCGTAAAGCTGGAATCGTAACATTAGCAATACTTATTGGACGTACAGCATCACACGTCCTATATGCTTTGCTTCTCTTCACACCCTACAGTGTATTTGTTGTATATGGCCTGAAATACTCGCTTTGGTTTTTATTGCCGCTCGTGACCGTACCACAGGCATTTCAGATCGAGAAACGTTTTCGTAACGAACATACCATGAGTGCTGTTCCGCGACAAACAGCTAAATTAAACTTCTTTTTCGGTATACTCTATGTGGTAGCAATATGTTGTGCTAGACAATTACCCGACTTTAGTTATCGCAAACATTAG
- the LOC105229280 gene encoding serine/threonine-protein phosphatase PP2A has protein sequence MEDKATTKDLDQWIEQLNECNQLTETQVRTLCDKAKEILSKESNVQEVKCPVTVCGDVHGQFHDLMELFRIGGKSPDTNYLFMGDYVDRGYYSVETVTLLVALKVRYRERITILRGNHESRQITQVYGFYDECLRKYGNANVWKYFTDLFDYLPLTALVDGQIFCLHGGLSPSIDSLDHIRALDRLQEVPHEGPMCDLLWSDPDDRGGWGISPRGAGYTFGQDISETFNNTNGLTLVSRAHQLVMEGYNWCHDRNVVTIFSAPNYCYRCGNQAALMELDDSLKFSFLQFDPAPRRGEPHVTRRTPDYFL, from the exons ATGGAggataaagcaacaacaaaagatcTGGATCAATGGATTGAGCAGTTGAACGAATGCAATCAATTGACGGAAACGCAAGTGCGAACCTTGTGTGATAAG GCGAAGGAGATTCTCTCCAAGGAATCTAATGTTCAGGAGGTAAAATGTCCGGTCACAGTATGTGGTGATGTCCATGGACAGTTTCATGATTTGATGGAATTATTCCGGATAGGTGGCAAATCTCCTGACACTAATTATTTGTTCATGGGTGATTATGTTGATCGTGGTTACTATTCAGTAGAAACCGTCACTTTGTTGGTGGCATTAAAAGTTCGTTATCGTGAGAGAATAACGATTCTACGTGGCAACCACGAATCGCGACAAATTACTCAAGTTTATGGATTCTATGATGAATGTTTGCGAAAATATGGCAATGCAAACGTTTGGAAATATTTTACCGACTTGTTTGATTACTTACCACTAACGGCATTAGTCGATggtcaaatattttgtttacatgGAGGGCTTAGTCCATCTATTGATAGCTTGGACCATATTCGTGCTTTGGATAGACTTCAAGAAGTGCCGCATGAAGGTCCCATGTGCGATTTACTGTGGTCCGACCCCGATGATAGGGGTGGCTGGGGCATTTCACCCCGTGGCGCCGGTTACACATTTGGTCAG GATATTTCGGAAACATTTAACAACACAAATGGACTGACACTTGTATCTCGTGCTCATCAGTTAGTTATGGAAGGATATAATTGGTGCCATGATCGCAACGTTGTTACAATATTCTCAGCGCCTAATTATTGCTATCGCTGTGGCAATCAAGCGGCCCTAATGGAATTAGATGATTCACTCAAATTTTCATT CCTACAATTTGACCCAGCACCTCGTCGTGGTGAACCTCACGTTACACGAAGAACACCGGATTATTTCCTATAA
- the LOC105229281 gene encoding tudor and KH domain-containing protein homolog, whose protein sequence is MLRHNGLTGMPIYKLILGFGLCTLGGAMLYTYFKNRDEDKDMPQPKPVVKQKRKPQRNDEEVKINFEILNEHIPLCVGRGGSNLKSIEQQTSTKIHLRDKNDKYKSCDIFGTTDGVKQARALLLKEIERAPIVKEEIFVPQSVCGKIMGRCGEAMQEICRISLAKVTVDSGSGRSGGAMDKRRILLTGNQQQVNIARKLIEEKIEEDEDLRRAVEEVEHRREPRRSPSNSINSSMYSSQTSLSSYLPPREKLLASRNEDKPMEVYVSAIASPSKFWVQIIGPQSKKLDDMVQSMTEYYSEPENKARHQIVEPYLGQIVAAVFKYDGKWYRAEIVGILPNQYNPNDVVLDLYFVDYGDSEYVSPHEVFELRTDFLTLRFQAVECFLAGVKSTMLQDADTWDALSIQKFEELTQVANWKKLISRATTYKERQKGASGAVRESSPIPGVELFDLTEGVEVNIGHILISHGFALPADDLPRPRSPYYLNPSATFHRNENLSNGKRNKSTDDEHFLEDQYENIRTNNNLYADNADNKIGILMDEQTADNLTNLSAPLMNKKSTEALENSNLHIKNGNLNR, encoded by the exons ATGCTACGTCACAACGGCTTAACTGGTATGCCCATATATAAGTTAATCCTTGGCTTTGGATTATGCACTTTGGGTGGCGCTATGTTATATACCTATTTCAAAAATCGGGATGAAGATAAGGATATGCCACAACCAAAACCCGTGGTAAAACAGAAAAGAAAACCACAAAGGAATGACGAAGAAGTGAAGATtaactttgaaatattaaatgagCATATACCACTATGTGTGGGTCGTGGAGGATCCAATTTAAAATCCATTGAACAACAGACGAgcacaaaaatacatttaag AGACAAAAATGATAAGTACAAGAGCTGTGATATATTCGGAACGACAGACGGCGTAAAACAAGCTCGCGCATTACTATTAAAAGAAATAGAACGGGCGCCAATTGTCAAGGAAGAAATCTTTGTCCCACAAAGTGTATGCGGAAAAATTATGGGACGATGCGGTGAGGCAATGCAAGAAATTTGTCGCATATCTTTGGCAAAAGTTACTGTGGACTCAGGTAGTGGTCGCAGCGGAGGGGCTATGGATAAAAGGCGCATTCTTTTAACTGGAAACCAGCAACAG GTAAATATTGCTCGAAAATTGATTGAGGAGAAAATTGAAGAAGATGAAGACCTTCGGCGAGCCGTTGAAGAAGTCGAACATAGACGCGAGCCGCGCCGTTCGCCTTCGAACAGCATCAATTCAAGCATGTATTCTTCGCAAACGTCTTTGAGTTCCTATTTGCCTCCCCGTGAAAAACTTCTCGCTTCTCGTAATGAGGATAAGCCAATGGAGGTTTATGTATCTGCGATTGCATCACCTTCCAAATTTTGGGTACAAATTATTGGTCCTCAATCAAAGAAACTAGATGATATGGTACAATCAATGACAGAGTACTACAGTGAACCGGAGAATAAAGCCCGTCATCAAATCGTGGAACCATATTTAGGTCAAATCGTGGCAGCCGTATTTAAATATGACGGAAAGTGGTATCGGGCCGAAATTGTGGGTATTTTACCAAATCAGTATAACCCAAACGACGTAGTACTAGACCTTTATTTCGTTGATTACGGCGATAGTGAATACGTATCGCCTCATGAGGTATTTGAATTGCGTACCGATTTTTTGACTTTAAG ATTCCAAGCAGTAGAATGCTTCTTAGCTGGTGTTAAGTCTACCATGCTGCAAGATGCAGATACTTGGGATGCGCTATCAATCCAAAAATTTGAGGAACTTACACAAG TTGCTAATTGGAAGAAACTCATTTCTCGAGCAACAACTTATAAAGAGCGACAAAAGGGCGCATCTGGTGCTGTCCGAGAGAGTTCACCCATACCAGGTGTtgaactttttgatttgacaGAAG GTGTGGAAGTCAACATTggacatattttaatttcacacGGATTTGCCTTGCCTGCCGATGACCTACCACGACCACGTTCCCCTTACTATTTAAACCCATCTGCAACCTTTCACCGTAACGAGAACTTGTCAAATGGTAAAAGGAATAAAAGCACTGATGATGAACATTTTCTGGAGGATCAGTATGAAAATATACGAACAAATAACAATCTATATGCAGATAATGCTGATAACAAAATTGGCATATTAATGGACGAACAAACAGCAGATAATCTAACAAATTTGTCTGCACCCTTGATGAATAAGAAATCTACTGAAGCGTTGGAAAATAGTAATTTACATAtcaaaaatggaaatttaaatcGATAA